The window CGGTGCATCTAATCACTTCGAGGTGGCAATAGCAGTGGCTGCAATGCTGTTCGGTATCAATTCAGGTGCAGCTCTTGCAACAGTTGTCGGAGTTCTTATAGAAGTTCCTGTGATGCTCGGGCTTGTGTGCATATGCCTGAGGACAAAGCAGTTTTTCAAACGGGAGGCTTAAGATGAAGTTACTGATAATATCAGACATTCATGGGAACAAAGCTGCTCTTGATGCCGTACTTTCCGTACCCCATGATGAAGTGATCTGTCTTGGTGATCTTGTGGACTACGGTCCTGATCCGGCAGAATGCATCGAGCTCATAAAAAATGAGCATATCCCTGTGATCAAGGGTAATCACGACAATGCTGTGGCTTCAAGAGTTGACTGTGGATGTGGTTACAAGTACAAGCACCTTTCAACAGCTACCAGGGAATATACGTGGGACCAACTTGATGATTCTCACATGGAATTCCTCAGAGGTCTGACGATGTATATTGAAAAAGACCTTGCTGGTAAAAAGATGTATTTTGCCCACGGTAGTCCAAGATCAATGTACGAATATATCAAGCCCGATACTCCTGAAGATGAAGTTCTTGAGATGATCAAAGGTGTGGAAGCAGACTTCATAGTCGTTGGTCATTCCCACATGCCTTTTGTCAGGCATGTTGGGGATGTTACAATAATAAATCCGGGGTCTGTTGGACAGCCCAGGGATGGAGATATACGTGCAAGTTGTGCTGTTTTCGACACGGATGATTATTCTGTAGAAATGATCAGGTGTGAGTATGATTTGGAATCGGTGTGCCAGCGGATACGGGGGAGCATGCCCCATGCTGATGAACTTATTGAGATTCTGAAAAGAGGTTTCTGATAAAAACAAAAAGCTTAAATCAGTTATATTATTCAAAAATATTAAGAGGTGTCTAAATGAAAATAGAAGTACTAGGTTCAGGTTGCGCCAAATGCAACAAGGTAAAAGAGATCGTGGAAAAGGTAGTAAAAGAAGCAGGCATTGATGCCGAGATCGTAAAGGTTGAGGACATCGACAAGATACTTGACTATGGTGTAATGGTCACGCCGGGGCTTGTGATCGATGGCGATGTCAAGATCGCAGGTAAGATCCCTTCCGAAGATAAAGTTAAGGAATGGCTGACCCAGTAACTGAGGGATGTCTCAATGGCAGACGAAATAAAATGTGCTTGTGATTCCACCAACGTGGCATTGTTCTCATGCTCCGGCGCTTCCAACGTCGGGCAGCTTTCCAATCAGCTTGCGATCGAACTAACTGAAAAAGGAGTTGGTAAGATGATGTGTGCTGTAGGCATCGGAGGTCAGGTCCCCGGTCTTCTCAGATCTGCAGAGGGCTGTGATCGTGTAATAGCTATTGATGGCTGTCCTCTCAACTGTACAAAGAAGACCCTTGAACTTGCAGGAATTGGAATTGATCGTCACATTCTGATAACCGATCTTGGAATAAAGAAAAACAAGGATCTGAGAATTAAGGGGTCGGAAATTTCTGATGTACTTGAGAAGGTCTCAGATATTCTGGCAAATTAACTATGCATATCGTTTTTTGCAGGCATTGTCTTTATTTTGTGTGCTGGTCATGAAATACAAATATATAATATCAGCCAATATCTAATGCTCAAATGTCATCGATATTCGAGATTACCCAAAAAGACGCTGCAGGACGTATCGGGAAACTGAAAACACCTCATGGTGTTGTGGAAACTCCTACAGTCATGCCTGTAATAAACCCGAACCTTCAGGCCATCAAACCTTCCGAGATGAGAAGCTTTGGTGCCCAGATGCTTATTACAAATTCATATATCATATCACGCAAGGAAGAGCTTCGCGAAAAGGCAATGACGGAAGGCCTTCACGCACTTCTTGATTTTGACGGTCCCATCATGACAGATT of the Methanococcoides sp. LMO-2 genome contains:
- a CDS encoding metallophosphoesterase family protein, translated to MKLLIISDIHGNKAALDAVLSVPHDEVICLGDLVDYGPDPAECIELIKNEHIPVIKGNHDNAVASRVDCGCGYKYKHLSTATREYTWDQLDDSHMEFLRGLTMYIEKDLAGKKMYFAHGSPRSMYEYIKPDTPEDEVLEMIKGVEADFIVVGHSHMPFVRHVGDVTIINPGSVGQPRDGDIRASCAVFDTDDYSVEMIRCEYDLESVCQRIRGSMPHADELIEILKRGF
- a CDS encoding thioredoxin family protein: MKIEVLGSGCAKCNKVKEIVEKVVKEAGIDAEIVKVEDIDKILDYGVMVTPGLVIDGDVKIAGKIPSEDKVKEWLTQ
- a CDS encoding putative zinc-binding protein; this encodes MADEIKCACDSTNVALFSCSGASNVGQLSNQLAIELTEKGVGKMMCAVGIGGQVPGLLRSAEGCDRVIAIDGCPLNCTKKTLELAGIGIDRHILITDLGIKKNKDLRIKGSEISDVLEKVSDILAN